The following are encoded in a window of Sphaeramia orbicularis unplaced genomic scaffold, fSphaOr1.1, whole genome shotgun sequence genomic DNA:
- the LOC115416282 gene encoding transcription termination factor 1 isoform X1, whose protein sequence is MTDPADCLQKKKKKKRRRSESLDEPPPVVDSRDETKEKKRRREGDEDMEVSSPAEEEVNVKKKRKRKEVQNEEERTVVEPPPVVSSPVEMKKKKRKEVQKEEERTVVEPPPVVSSPVETKKKKKRKEVQNEEERTVVEPPPVVSSPVETKKKKKRKEVQNEEERTVVESPPVVSSPVETKKKKKRKEVQKEEERTVVEPPPVVSAPVEMKKKKKKRKEVQNEEERTVIEPPPVVSSPVKMKKKKSKEVQNEEERTVVEPPPVVSAPVEIKKKKKKKRKEVQNEEEERTVVEPPPVVSSPVETKKKRKEVQNEEERTVVELPPVVSSPVETKKKKHKEKESMAMVTTENSSVDMEEKKKKKKRKEEKRRPVVDEPLVVTSPVEKEKKKKRKEVQREEESITKVTTDNNVSMKKKKRRKMEQEDENCVVIATFQSEEKKKKQTNGLMEPSVTMATTTKDLDWEPLVPMETSKSKKKEEKKKEEEQEDCIIIGTTETEVRSITMVTTNKNPQTEHVKNQVEPVTIATAQKEQQQKNNNYNWNQHQIDGQMEPSITMETADACWEAQLQELQEFIPNLSQKSSIVISKMLLYDLPRFREFKKKGVALRWGRFSEEENEQIRANINNFLLLTGIDSVEELMFPQRFKDKEAEIKKQRINYHYMQRIAEGIPRPCVQILIRAKKMMDQRNHMGRFTDDEVHALTKLHTLHGNDWKTIAEKMNRSTASVLKRFATTGEGKGAWSEDEVARLKSAVEDHLKTRLCKSPPGSGLTGQQLSVKLPWTRISLAVGSRTWYQCRLKWFSILKHCLEGQRSTSGLGIQNRIDIINTLFNMNVREPCDFDWMEVAKAVGAVTPVYVQKAFRRMKTTGVPNWNRLSYGEIVDILRERELPRLQMKLDRLKKKQEQRDGHRRTENPVDLQKTYQLSEIFSESDS, encoded by the exons ATGACTGATCCGGCAGACTGccttcagaagaagaagaagaagaagaggaggaggtccGAGAGTCTGGATGAACCTCCTCCTGTTGTCGACTCACGTGATGAaacgaaggagaagaagaggagaagagagggagaTGAGGACATGGAGGTCAGCTCTCCTGCTGAGGAGGAGGTGAAcgtaaagaagaagaggaaaaggaagGAGGTACAGAATGAGGAGGAGAGGACTGTGGTTGAACCTCCTCCTGTTGTCTCCTCACCTGtggaaatgaagaagaagaaaaggaaggaggtgcagaaggaggaggagaggactgTGGTTGAACCTCCTCCTGTTGTCTCCTCACCTGttgaaacaaagaagaagaagaaaaggaaggaggTGCAGAATGAGGAGGAGAGGACTGTGGTTGAACCTCCTCCTGTTGTCTCCTCACCTGtcgaaacaaagaagaagaagaaaaggaaggaggTGCAGAATGAGGAGGAGAGGACTGTGGTTGAATCTCCTCCTGTTGTCTCCTCACCTGtcgaaacaaagaagaagaagaaaaggaaggaggtgcagaaggaggaggagaggactgTGGTTGAACCTCCTCCTGTTGTCTCCGCACCTGtggaaatgaagaagaaaaagaagaaaaggaaggaggTGCAGAATGAGGAGGAGAGGACTGTGATTGAACCTCCTCCTGTTGTCTCCTCACCTgtcaaaatgaagaagaagaaaagcaagGAGGTGCAGAATGAGGAGGAGAGGACTGTGGTTGAACCTCCTCCTGTTGTCTCCGCACCTGTGgaaataaagaagaagaaaaagaagaaaaggaaggaggtgcagaatgaggaggaggagaggactgTGGTTGAACCTCCTCCTGTTGTCTCCTCACCTgttgaaacaaagaagaaaaggaaggaggTGCAGAATGAGGAGGAGAGGACTGTGGTTGAACTTCCTCCTGTTGTCTCCTCACCTGtcgaaacaaagaagaagaaacataaagAGAAAGAGAGCATGGCCATGGTAACAACTGAAAACAGCAGTGTGGAcatggaggagaagaagaagaagaagaaaaggaaggaggAGAAAAGGAGGCCTGTGGTTGATGAACCTCTTGTTGTCACATCACctgttgaaaaagaaaagaagaagaaaaggaaggaggtgcagagggaggaggagagcatCACCAAGGTGACAACTGACAACAATGTCAgcatgaaaaagaagaagaggaggaagatggaACAGGAAGACGAGAATTGTGTTGTCATAGCAACCTTTCAgtcagaagaaaagaagaagaaacagacaaATGGGTTGATGGAGCCGAGCGTCACCATGGCAACAACCACCAAAGACCTGGACTGGGAGCCACTGGTTCCCATGGAAACCAGCAAGagcaagaagaaagaggagaaaaagaaagaggaggaacaggaggattGTATCATCATAGGAACCACAGAGACAGAAGTGAGGAgcatcaccatggtaaccaccaACAAAAACCCCCAAACAGAACATGTAAAGAACCAGGTGGAGCCGGTCACCATAGCAACCGCCCAGAaagaacaacagcagaagaacAACAACTACAACTGGAACCAGCACCAGATAGACGGGCAGATGGAACCCAGCATCACTATGGAAACGGCTGACGCTTG ttggGAGGCCCAGCTGCAGGAGCTGCAGGAGTTTATTCCAAACCTCAGTCAGAAATCCTCCATCGTCATCAGTAAAATGCTGCTCTACGACCTGCCGCGATTCAGGGAATTCAAAAAGAAAG GCGTGGCTCTGCGATGGGGGCGGTTCTCCGAGGAGGAGAATGAGCAAATCCGAGCCAACATTAACAACTTCTTACTTCTGACTGGAATCGACTCTGTGGAGGAGCTGATGTTTCCACAGCGATTCAAAGACAAGGAGGCAGAGATTAAGAAGCAGCGAATAAACTATCACTACATGCAGAGAATAG cTGAAGGAATCCCTCGTCCCTGTGTCCAGATCCTCATCAGAGCCAAGAAGATGATGGACCAGAGGAACCACATGGGAAG gtTCACAGACGATGAGGTTCACGCTCTGACAAAGCTTCACACTCTTCATGGTAACGACTGGAAGACAATCGCAGAGAAGATGAACCGCAGCACCGCCTCCGTTCTGAAACGATTCGCCACCACTG GTGAAGGTAAGGGGGCGTGGTCTGAGGACGAGGTGGCCCGCCTCAAAAGCGCCGTAGAGGATCACCTGAAGACCCGCCTCTGTAAAAGTCCTCCTGGCTCGGGTCTGACCGGACAGCAGCTCAGCGTGAAGCTGCCCTGGACTAGGATCAGCCTGGCCGTGGGGTCCCGGACCTGGTACCAATGTCGCCTCAAGTG gTTTTCCATCCTGAAGCACTGTctggagggtcaaaggtcaacgtcGGGGCTGGGCATCCAGAACCGGATCGACATCATCAACAC gttgttcaacaTGAACGTCAGGGAGCCCTGTGACTTCGACTGGATGGAGGTCGCCAAAGCTGTCGg GGCTGTGACTCCTGTTTACGTCCAGAAGGCGTTCCGTCGAATGAAAACTACCGGAGTACCCAACTGGAACCGGCTGTCCTACGGAG AGATCGTGGACATCCTCAGGGAGAGGGAACTTCCTCGGCTGCAGATGAAGttggacagactgaagaaaaaACAGGAACAGAGGGACGGACACAGACGGACGGAgaaccctgtggacctgcagaAGACCTACCAACTGTCTGAGATCTTCTCAGAATCGGACAGCTGA
- the LOC115416282 gene encoding transcription termination factor 1 isoform X2 produces MTDPADCLQKKKKKKRRRSESLDEPPPVVDSRDETKEKKRRREGDEDMEVSSPAEEEVNVKKKRKRKEVQNEEERTVVEPPPVVSSPVEMKKKKRKEVQKEEERTVVEPPPVVSSPVETKKKKKRKEVQNEEERTVVEPPPVVSSPVETKKKKKRKEVQNEEERTVVESPPVVSSPVETKKKKKRKEVQKEEERTVVEPPPVVSAPVEMKKKKKKRKEVQNEEERTVIEPPPVVSSPVKMKKKKSKEVQNEEERTVVEPPPVVSAPVEIKKKKKKKRKEVQNEEERTVVELPPVVSSPVETKKKKHKEKESMAMVTTENSSVDMEEKKKKKKRKEEKRRPVVDEPLVVTSPVEKEKKKKRKEVQREEESITKVTTDNNVSMKKKKRRKMEQEDENCVVIATFQSEEKKKKQTNGLMEPSVTMATTTKDLDWEPLVPMETSKSKKKEEKKKEEEQEDCIIIGTTETEVRSITMVTTNKNPQTEHVKNQVEPVTIATAQKEQQQKNNNYNWNQHQIDGQMEPSITMETADACWEAQLQELQEFIPNLSQKSSIVISKMLLYDLPRFREFKKKGVALRWGRFSEEENEQIRANINNFLLLTGIDSVEELMFPQRFKDKEAEIKKQRINYHYMQRIAEGIPRPCVQILIRAKKMMDQRNHMGRFTDDEVHALTKLHTLHGNDWKTIAEKMNRSTASVLKRFATTGEGKGAWSEDEVARLKSAVEDHLKTRLCKSPPGSGLTGQQLSVKLPWTRISLAVGSRTWYQCRLKWFSILKHCLEGQRSTSGLGIQNRIDIINTLFNMNVREPCDFDWMEVAKAVGAVTPVYVQKAFRRMKTTGVPNWNRLSYGEIVDILRERELPRLQMKLDRLKKKQEQRDGHRRTENPVDLQKTYQLSEIFSESDS; encoded by the exons ATGACTGATCCGGCAGACTGccttcagaagaagaagaagaagaagaggaggaggtccGAGAGTCTGGATGAACCTCCTCCTGTTGTCGACTCACGTGATGAaacgaaggagaagaagaggagaagagagggagaTGAGGACATGGAGGTCAGCTCTCCTGCTGAGGAGGAGGTGAAcgtaaagaagaagaggaaaaggaagGAGGTACAGAATGAGGAGGAGAGGACTGTGGTTGAACCTCCTCCTGTTGTCTCCTCACCTGtggaaatgaagaagaagaaaaggaaggaggtgcagaaggaggaggagaggactgTGGTTGAACCTCCTCCTGTTGTCTCCTCACCTGttgaaacaaagaagaagaagaaaaggaaggaggTGCAGAATGAGGAGGAGAGGACTGTGGTTGAACCTCCTCCTGTTGTCTCCTCACCTGtcgaaacaaagaagaagaagaaaaggaaggaggTGCAGAATGAGGAGGAGAGGACTGTGGTTGAATCTCCTCCTGTTGTCTCCTCACCTGtcgaaacaaagaagaagaagaaaaggaaggaggtgcagaaggaggaggagaggactgTGGTTGAACCTCCTCCTGTTGTCTCCGCACCTGtggaaatgaagaagaaaaagaagaaaaggaaggaggTGCAGAATGAGGAGGAGAGGACTGTGATTGAACCTCCTCCTGTTGTCTCCTCACCTgtcaaaatgaagaagaagaaaagcaagGAGGTGCAGAATGAGGAGGAGAGGACTGTGGTTGAACCTCCTCCTGTTGTCTCCGCACCTGTGgaaataaagaagaagaaaaagaagaaaaggaaggag gTGCAGAATGAGGAGGAGAGGACTGTGGTTGAACTTCCTCCTGTTGTCTCCTCACCTGtcgaaacaaagaagaagaaacataaagAGAAAGAGAGCATGGCCATGGTAACAACTGAAAACAGCAGTGTGGAcatggaggagaagaagaagaagaagaaaaggaaggaggAGAAAAGGAGGCCTGTGGTTGATGAACCTCTTGTTGTCACATCACctgttgaaaaagaaaagaagaagaaaaggaaggaggtgcagagggaggaggagagcatCACCAAGGTGACAACTGACAACAATGTCAgcatgaaaaagaagaagaggaggaagatggaACAGGAAGACGAGAATTGTGTTGTCATAGCAACCTTTCAgtcagaagaaaagaagaagaaacagacaaATGGGTTGATGGAGCCGAGCGTCACCATGGCAACAACCACCAAAGACCTGGACTGGGAGCCACTGGTTCCCATGGAAACCAGCAAGagcaagaagaaagaggagaaaaagaaagaggaggaacaggaggattGTATCATCATAGGAACCACAGAGACAGAAGTGAGGAgcatcaccatggtaaccaccaACAAAAACCCCCAAACAGAACATGTAAAGAACCAGGTGGAGCCGGTCACCATAGCAACCGCCCAGAaagaacaacagcagaagaacAACAACTACAACTGGAACCAGCACCAGATAGACGGGCAGATGGAACCCAGCATCACTATGGAAACGGCTGACGCTTG ttggGAGGCCCAGCTGCAGGAGCTGCAGGAGTTTATTCCAAACCTCAGTCAGAAATCCTCCATCGTCATCAGTAAAATGCTGCTCTACGACCTGCCGCGATTCAGGGAATTCAAAAAGAAAG GCGTGGCTCTGCGATGGGGGCGGTTCTCCGAGGAGGAGAATGAGCAAATCCGAGCCAACATTAACAACTTCTTACTTCTGACTGGAATCGACTCTGTGGAGGAGCTGATGTTTCCACAGCGATTCAAAGACAAGGAGGCAGAGATTAAGAAGCAGCGAATAAACTATCACTACATGCAGAGAATAG cTGAAGGAATCCCTCGTCCCTGTGTCCAGATCCTCATCAGAGCCAAGAAGATGATGGACCAGAGGAACCACATGGGAAG gtTCACAGACGATGAGGTTCACGCTCTGACAAAGCTTCACACTCTTCATGGTAACGACTGGAAGACAATCGCAGAGAAGATGAACCGCAGCACCGCCTCCGTTCTGAAACGATTCGCCACCACTG GTGAAGGTAAGGGGGCGTGGTCTGAGGACGAGGTGGCCCGCCTCAAAAGCGCCGTAGAGGATCACCTGAAGACCCGCCTCTGTAAAAGTCCTCCTGGCTCGGGTCTGACCGGACAGCAGCTCAGCGTGAAGCTGCCCTGGACTAGGATCAGCCTGGCCGTGGGGTCCCGGACCTGGTACCAATGTCGCCTCAAGTG gTTTTCCATCCTGAAGCACTGTctggagggtcaaaggtcaacgtcGGGGCTGGGCATCCAGAACCGGATCGACATCATCAACAC gttgttcaacaTGAACGTCAGGGAGCCCTGTGACTTCGACTGGATGGAGGTCGCCAAAGCTGTCGg GGCTGTGACTCCTGTTTACGTCCAGAAGGCGTTCCGTCGAATGAAAACTACCGGAGTACCCAACTGGAACCGGCTGTCCTACGGAG AGATCGTGGACATCCTCAGGGAGAGGGAACTTCCTCGGCTGCAGATGAAGttggacagactgaagaaaaaACAGGAACAGAGGGACGGACACAGACGGACGGAgaaccctgtggacctgcagaAGACCTACCAACTGTCTGAGATCTTCTCAGAATCGGACAGCTGA